From Treponema rectale, one genomic window encodes:
- a CDS encoding phosphoglucomutase, translating into MEHNMILSASGWRKVFAESGDQFDSGENIGETNTFLCALIAESFVNYVQNKTRKTKPVIVLGRDSRPTGNQMATAMIKAMLYHKVKIQYLGITAAPEIMAYSKNADGFIYISASHNPIGHNGIKFGMNDGGVLEASQAKLLAEDFKSKLLTVNCQPHAEELLNLTDEKKYAKVLTESKEFKKLAVSSYEKFIKTVITGTEKEKQQEEFFSLLKECVKYNPLSIVCDMNGSARSLSIDSSFVQKCSLGFTAINAKPGEIVHEIIPEPENLVWCAEKMNELQKSGNPAALLGYMPDCDGDRGNMVYWNEKQDKAVPIAAQEVFALCVMAELAFEYWKNPKTKKLAVAVNCPTSMRIEEICKVFDAKVFRGEVGEANVVNLAREKRNEGFIVRILGEGSNGGNITWPSCVRDPVATVFAAVKLLCIRDTVNKKGRVQEGIFHLWCRLSGQENKYKPDFTLSDVIETLPKYSTTGVSEKRAVLDVKTEDKGHLKLRFQKIFMQEWNARKQELLEKYSIAGYECITTNGTKETRNATEWNNGNGGLKVLFKDKSGNPVAFIWMRPSGTEKVFRVLCDVKGDRPQTEASLLEWERALLQKADSNLA; encoded by the coding sequence ATGGAACACAATATGATTTTGTCAGCATCAGGCTGGCGCAAAGTATTTGCAGAATCAGGAGACCAGTTTGATTCTGGAGAAAACATCGGAGAAACAAACACATTTTTATGTGCCCTTATAGCAGAGTCTTTCGTAAACTACGTTCAGAATAAAACCCGCAAAACAAAACCAGTCATTGTACTGGGAAGGGACAGCCGTCCTACCGGTAACCAGATGGCCACGGCAATGATAAAGGCAATGCTGTACCATAAAGTAAAAATCCAGTATCTGGGCATTACCGCAGCTCCGGAGATAATGGCCTATTCAAAAAATGCAGACGGATTTATCTATATAAGTGCAAGCCATAATCCCATAGGACACAACGGAATAAAATTCGGAATGAATGACGGAGGAGTACTGGAAGCATCACAGGCAAAACTTCTGGCGGAAGACTTTAAGTCAAAGCTTCTTACCGTAAACTGCCAGCCCCATGCAGAAGAACTGCTTAACCTGACTGATGAAAAAAAATATGCAAAAGTACTTACGGAAAGCAAAGAATTTAAAAAACTCGCCGTTTCCAGCTATGAAAAATTCATTAAAACGGTAATAACAGGTACGGAAAAAGAAAAACAGCAGGAAGAATTCTTTTCTCTGCTGAAAGAATGCGTAAAATACAACCCCCTTTCCATAGTCTGTGACATGAACGGAAGCGCCCGTTCCCTTTCTATAGACAGCAGCTTCGTACAGAAATGTTCACTGGGATTTACAGCCATAAATGCTAAACCAGGTGAAATCGTTCATGAAATAATTCCTGAACCTGAAAACCTTGTATGGTGCGCAGAAAAAATGAATGAACTTCAGAAAAGCGGAAACCCGGCAGCTCTTCTCGGCTATATGCCTGACTGCGACGGAGACAGGGGAAATATGGTCTACTGGAATGAAAAACAGGATAAAGCCGTTCCAATTGCAGCCCAGGAAGTATTTGCCCTGTGCGTTATGGCTGAACTGGCCTTTGAATACTGGAAAAATCCTAAGACAAAAAAACTTGCAGTGGCAGTAAACTGTCCGACTTCCATGAGAATAGAAGAAATATGCAAAGTCTTTGATGCAAAGGTATTCCGTGGAGAAGTAGGAGAAGCAAACGTCGTAAATCTTGCACGGGAAAAGCGGAATGAAGGCTTCATCGTCAGAATTTTAGGAGAAGGCTCAAACGGAGGAAACATCACCTGGCCGTCCTGCGTAAGGGATCCGGTCGCAACTGTTTTTGCAGCAGTAAAGCTTCTCTGCATCCGGGACACGGTAAACAAAAAAGGCCGTGTTCAGGAAGGAATCTTTCACTTATGGTGCAGGCTGTCGGGACAGGAAAACAAGTACAAGCCTGACTTTACCCTCTCTGATGTAATTGAAACCCTTCCTAAGTATTCAACTACAGGAGTAAGCGAAAAGCGGGCAGTTCTTGACGTAAAGACAGAAGACAAGGGGCACCTGAAACTCAGATTCCAGAAAATATTCATGCAGGAATGGAATGCAAGGAAACAGGAACTTTTAGAAAAGTATTCCATTGCAGGTTATGAATGTATCACCACCAACGGCACAAAAGAAACCCGGAATGCCACAGAATGGAACAACGGCAACGGAGGTCTTAAGGTTCTGTTTAAGGACAAAAGCGGAAATCCTGTAGCCTTTATATGGATGAGGCCCAGCGGAACGGAAAAAGTATTCAGAGTACTGTGCGACGTAAAGGGAGATCGTCCTCAGACGGAAGCAAGCCTTCTTGAATGGGAACGGGCGCTGCTGCAGAAAGCCGATTCAAACCTGGCCTGA
- a CDS encoding methyl-accepting chemotaxis protein, translating to MEPKKKSIIRKIVLTTGIVIVALFVLLVELSVYEVNKSSKETADNDLTQIAQTYAKYVTSWIDENINHMEFYTNADVVYNYTSPEEIAQWLATTPPRRTPEIDYVLFIDAQGNSYYDSGKRGNNSDRAYYKAIMSGDDYFIADPTFAKATGKVSIMIAKAAYSSDGKKIGMFVGVKTIDKIQSEIHAFTLGEKGYAFMLSGDGTAMCHPDSELQMQKNFLNDSIDGHLDINAAAKRMLAGETGNALVNSFVMPGESDVIFFAPVNKTRWSVGICIPKPQLDASANSIRNILVISNIIIAIVILLIIISLMLIAFRPLKAVGKSIAGIASGNADLTQRIEIKHADEIGSVGIGFNKFIMKLQEIISQVKDSKKELVAADENLQASTQDTETSIKEILGCINQLKEIIRTQNQSVDGTATAVTEITSNIQSLEHMIQNQSSGVTQASAATEQMIGNISAINTSIEKMASEFNSLQQKANLGSSKQQTVNEQISEIETQSTMLQEANVAISAIAEQTNLLAMNAAIEAAHAGDAGKGFAVVADEIRKLSETSSAQSKTIGDQLQKIMSSIQTVVTSSSESSEAFVAVSASIKETDELVRQIKSAMEEQAEGSKQVLDALQTMSDSTSNVKAAAGEMSTGSRQILSEVAKLKDNSGNLNDSVGVITASATKIEETGNALTGISAEMNASINRIGKEIDQFKV from the coding sequence ATGGAACCTAAAAAGAAGAGTATCATCAGAAAAATCGTTTTAACGACAGGTATCGTAATAGTTGCACTTTTCGTACTGCTGGTAGAACTTTCTGTATACGAAGTAAACAAATCATCTAAAGAAACCGCAGATAATGATCTTACCCAGATTGCCCAGACCTATGCAAAATACGTAACTTCATGGATTGATGAAAACATCAACCACATGGAATTCTATACAAATGCTGATGTAGTTTATAATTACACTTCACCGGAAGAAATTGCACAATGGCTAGCTACTACACCTCCCCGCCGCACACCAGAAATTGACTATGTACTATTCATCGATGCTCAGGGAAATTCCTACTATGACTCCGGTAAACGGGGTAACAACTCAGACCGCGCCTACTACAAAGCCATAATGTCAGGCGACGATTATTTTATAGCAGACCCAACTTTTGCAAAAGCAACTGGAAAAGTATCAATAATGATAGCAAAAGCTGCTTACTCTTCCGACGGTAAAAAAATCGGTATGTTTGTCGGGGTAAAAACCATAGATAAAATTCAGTCAGAAATACATGCCTTTACCCTTGGCGAAAAAGGTTATGCCTTCATGCTTTCCGGAGACGGAACCGCAATGTGTCACCCGGACAGTGAACTTCAGATGCAGAAGAACTTCCTTAACGACAGCATTGACGGTCATCTGGACATAAATGCAGCAGCAAAACGGATGCTTGCAGGAGAAACAGGCAATGCACTCGTAAACAGTTTCGTAATGCCGGGAGAATCTGACGTTATTTTCTTTGCTCCTGTAAACAAAACCAGATGGTCAGTAGGAATCTGCATTCCAAAACCACAGCTTGACGCATCTGCAAACAGCATAAGAAACATACTTGTAATAAGCAATATAATAATCGCCATCGTTATACTTTTAATAATAATATCCCTGATGCTTATAGCCTTCAGACCCCTCAAGGCTGTAGGAAAAAGCATTGCAGGCATTGCCAGCGGAAATGCAGATCTTACCCAAAGAATAGAAATAAAACATGCAGATGAAATCGGTTCTGTAGGTATCGGCTTCAATAAATTCATAATGAAACTGCAGGAAATAATCTCTCAGGTAAAGGATTCAAAAAAAGAGCTTGTTGCAGCAGACGAAAACCTTCAGGCAAGCACTCAGGACACGGAAACTTCCATCAAAGAAATACTCGGCTGCATAAACCAGCTTAAGGAAATCATAAGAACCCAGAACCAGAGCGTAGACGGAACCGCCACGGCTGTTACCGAAATAACTTCAAACATTCAGTCTCTCGAACACATGATTCAAAACCAGTCTTCGGGAGTTACACAGGCTTCCGCAGCAACGGAACAGATGATCGGCAACATATCTGCAATAAATACTTCCATCGAAAAGATGGCCTCGGAATTTAATTCCCTGCAGCAGAAGGCAAATCTCGGTTCTTCAAAGCAGCAGACTGTAAACGAGCAGATAAGCGAAATTGAAACTCAATCAACAATGCTTCAGGAGGCAAACGTAGCAATTTCTGCAATTGCAGAGCAGACTAACCTTCTTGCAATGAACGCAGCCATAGAAGCAGCCCACGCAGGAGACGCAGGAAAAGGCTTTGCCGTAGTAGCAGATGAAATCCGTAAACTTTCCGAAACCTCTTCCGCACAGTCAAAGACCATCGGAGACCAGCTTCAAAAAATCATGTCGTCAATTCAGACTGTAGTAACCTCTTCCTCTGAATCCAGTGAAGCCTTCGTGGCAGTTTCTGCAAGCATAAAGGAAACGGATGAACTGGTAAGGCAGATAAAATCCGCAATGGAAGAACAGGCAGAAGGTTCAAAACAGGTTCTTGATGCCCTACAGACAATGAGTGACAGCACGTCAAACGTAAAGGCAGCAGCCGGAGAAATGAGTACCGGAAGCCGCCAGATTCTCTCAGAAGTAGCAAAACTCAAGGACAACTCTGGAAACCTCAATGATTCCGTAGGCGTCATTACGGCAAGTGCTACAAAAATTGAAGAAACAGGAAATGCCCTTACGGGAATCTCTGCGGAAATGAACGCATCAATTAACCGTATCGGAAAGGAGATTGATCAGTTCAAAGTTTGA